The stretch of DNA AAAAGTAGATACAGATTATTTACCAAACAATAACGGTCAAAAAGTATAGTATCAACAAAAATATATAACTAACTTATTTTCAATCCATTTTAAAAAAATATTATACTATAAAAAATATAGTTGCATAAGTTTAAATAGCTTAATACATTTGTTTTAGGATTAAATTTTAATTTCAAATCAGAAAAAATGGTTATAAAATATAATGGTAAACTATTTTCTTGTAGTACAAGTATTGCAATGGAATTAATTGGGGGAAAATGGAAAAGTGTTATTCTAGTACATCTAATTGATGGTAAAAAACGTTATAACGAGCTGCGCAAATTAATCCCTACCATTACAGAACGCACTTTAAGTCTACAACTTAAACAGCTAGAACAGGATCATTTAATTTCACGAAAGGCATACACGACAAAGCCTCCATTAAAAGTTGAATATGCTCTTACTCCTCTTGGAGAAACGCTTATTCCTACTTTACTATCTATTGCCGAATGGGGTAGAAGTATCGTTGATAAAAAAGGAGAGCTTATTGAAGAATAAAAAAACATTGTGAAAAAATTCACAATGTTTTTTAAAAGTGGTCCCACATGGGCTCGAACCATGGACCCCCTGATTATGAGTCACTAAAATTTACTTTACAAAGACTTTCATTTATTTTCATTAAACTGATAAACAACACTTTACACAAAATAATATTTTCATTCTTTTTCATCTATTTATTATTCTATGACAAAATGTTTCAGCATTGTTTCAGCAAGATTTCTTCTACACAATATTTACTAGATAAATGTAAAACTGTAAAAGATGTAATTAATGTAATAAATCTTGTATTTTATTCAGTTCGGCAATTTTTATCTTCTTTAAATTATAAGATAAAATTATCACAAAA from Flavobacteriaceae bacterium UJ101 encodes:
- a CDS encoding putative HTH-type transcriptional regulator YdeP (Contains 1 HTH hxlR-type DNA-binding domain.); the encoded protein is MVIKYNGKLFSCSTSIAMELIGGKWKSVILVHLIDGKKRYNELRKLIPTITERTLSLQLKQLEQDHLISRKAYTTKPPLKVEYALTPLGETLIPTLLSIAEWGRSIVDKKGELIEE